The Primulina huaijiensis isolate GDHJ02 chromosome 17, ASM1229523v2, whole genome shotgun sequence genome window below encodes:
- the LOC140963407 gene encoding probable serine/threonine-protein kinase PBL7: MGWFPCAGKSKLDSKKKRKKNQSLDPIRPASGKFNNVPKDGSSNKIAAKIFTFREMAAATRNFRGDCLLGEGGFGRVYKGQLESSNQVVAIKQLDRNGLQGNREFLVEVLMLSLLDHPNLVNLIGYCADGDQRLLVYEYMPLGSLDEHLNDPVPGRTQLDWNTRMRIAAGAAKGLEYLHNKASPPVIYRDLKSSNILLGEGYHPKLSDFGLAKLGPVGDNTHVSTRVMGTYGYCAPEYSMTGQLTLKSDVYSFGVVLLEIISGRKAVDNSKTGGEHNLVAWARPLFKDRRKFSQIADPALQGQYPTRGLYQALAVAAMCAQEQPNLRPMIADVVTALSYLASHKYDPETHSIQNSRWGQPCTPPRAKGNGERKLSSSRSERERTQRI; this comes from the exons ATGGGATGGTTTCCCTGCGCAGGAAAATCAAAGCTGGACtcgaagaagaagaggaagaagaatcAGTCTCTTGATCCAATCCGACCCGCTTCAG GTAAATTCAACAATGTCCCTAAGGATGGATCCTCCAATAAAATTGCAGCCAAGATTTTCACTTTCCGCGAGATGGCAGCTGCTACCAGAAATTTTCGTGGTGATTGTCTTCTTGGGGAGGGAGGCTTTGGTAGAGTGTACAAAGGACAGCTAGAAAGCTCAAATCAA GTTGTTGCAATCAAGCAGCTTGATCGAAATGGGCTTCAGGGAAACAGAGAGTTTCTAGTCGAGGTTTTGATGTTAAGTCTATTAGATCATCCGAACCTCGTAAATTTAATTGGCTACTGCGCTGATGGAGACCAGAGGCTTCTGGTTTATGAATACATGCCTCTGGGATCTTTGGATGAACATCTAAATG ATCCAGTGCCGGGTAGGACACAGCTTGATTGGAACACAAGGATGAGAATAGCAGCTGGGGCAGCAAAAGGGTTGGAGTATTTACATAACAAAGCTAGCCCTCCTGTTATATACCGTGACCTGAAAAGCTCAAATATTTTGCTTGGTGAAGGGTATCATCCGAAGCTATCCGACTTTGGGTTAGCCAAGCTCGGCCCAGTTGGGGATAACACACATGTATCCACGAGGGTTATGGGTACATATGGATACTGTGCACCTGAGTATTCGATGACAGGACAGCTGACTCTGAAATCAGACGTCTATAGCTTTGGTGTAGTTCTTCTTGAGATTATTTCAGGCAGGAAAGCTGTTGACAATTCAAAAACTGGTGGAGAACACAATCTGGTTGCATGG GCGAGACCTCTTTTCAAGGATAGGAGAAAATTTTCACAGATAGCTGATCCAGCACTCCAAGGTCAGTATCCAACGAGGGGACTGTACCAAGCTCTTGCTGTTGCAGCAATGTGTGCTCAGGAGCAACCTAATTTACGACCCATGATCGCTGACGTTGTTACAGCTCTGTCATATCTTGCTTCACATAAATATGATCCCGAAACGCATTCAATCCAGAACTCGCGCTGGGGACAACCTTGTACTCCACCTAGAGCCAAAGGAAATGGCGAAAGGAAACTTAGCAGCAGCAGATCGGAAAGAGAACGGACCCAACGAATATGA